In Pectinophora gossypiella chromosome 17, ilPecGoss1.1, whole genome shotgun sequence, one DNA window encodes the following:
- the LOC126374732 gene encoding glutathione S-transferase 1-like isoform X3 gives MENPVRNPTLFGDIVSPPVRFVMMTASALEIDLNFHKVDLFRGENKTEFYTKINRLQKVPALEIENEVILESNAIALYLCNRSKDRDLYPSEILPKARVDQMLFFNSGELFPLDSAIFSAFFANEWPIDATQVEKWNTLLDYLESVLVNSKWLAGEKMRLCDLSCAATISSLRLLIPPLKRHSKVNDWLENINALPFSHINAAGLKVLKTNVETVKDRLSGYDKLSIAK, from the exons ATGGA gAATCCCGTACGGAATCCGACTTTGTTTGGAGACATAGTTTCACCCCCAGTGAGGTTTGTGATGATGACAGCATCGGCTTTGGAAATTGATTTAAACTTTCACAAAGTTGATCTCTTCCGTGGAGAAAACAAAACGGAGTTCTATACTAAG ATTAATCGTCTCCAAAAAGTGCCTGCATTAGAGATAGAGAATGAAGTGATACTTGAAAGCAACGCTATAGCTTTGTATTTATGCAACCGAAGTAAGGACAGAGATTTATATCCCTCTGAAATCTTGCCGAAAGCTCGAGTTGATCAAATGCTGTTTTTCAACTCTGGGGAATTGTTTCCTCTCGACAGTGCTATTTTT tctGCTTTCTTCGCCAATGAATGGCCTATTGATGCGACACAAGTAGAAAAGTGGAATACTTTACTTGATTATTTGGAAAGTGTTTTAGTCAATTCCAAATGGTTGGCTGGTGAAAAG ATGAGACTTTGCGATTTAAGTTGTGCAGCAACAATAAGCTCCCTGCGCCTGTTAATACCTCCACTGAAACGACATAGTAAAGTTAATGACTGGTTGGAAAATATAAACGCACTCCCATTTTCGCATATTAATGCCGCAGGTTTAAAAGTTTTGAAGACAAATGTAGAAACTGTTAAGGATCGCCTAAGTGGTTACGATAAACTCTCTATAGCAAAGTAA
- the LOC126374732 gene encoding glutathione S-transferase 1-like isoform X2, with amino-acid sequence MFVMNPVRNPTLFGDIVSPPVRFVMMTASALEIDLNFHKVDLFRGENKTEFYTKINRLQKVPALEIENEVILESNAIALYLCNRSKDRDLYPSEILPKARVDQMLFFNSGELFPLDSAIFSAFFANEWPIDATQVEKWNTLLDYLESVLVNSKWLAGEKMRLCDLSCAATISSLRLLIPPLKRHSKVNDWLENINALPFSHINAAGLKVLKTNVETVKDRLSGYDKLSIAK; translated from the exons ATGTTCGTAAT gAATCCCGTACGGAATCCGACTTTGTTTGGAGACATAGTTTCACCCCCAGTGAGGTTTGTGATGATGACAGCATCGGCTTTGGAAATTGATTTAAACTTTCACAAAGTTGATCTCTTCCGTGGAGAAAACAAAACGGAGTTCTATACTAAG ATTAATCGTCTCCAAAAAGTGCCTGCATTAGAGATAGAGAATGAAGTGATACTTGAAAGCAACGCTATAGCTTTGTATTTATGCAACCGAAGTAAGGACAGAGATTTATATCCCTCTGAAATCTTGCCGAAAGCTCGAGTTGATCAAATGCTGTTTTTCAACTCTGGGGAATTGTTTCCTCTCGACAGTGCTATTTTT tctGCTTTCTTCGCCAATGAATGGCCTATTGATGCGACACAAGTAGAAAAGTGGAATACTTTACTTGATTATTTGGAAAGTGTTTTAGTCAATTCCAAATGGTTGGCTGGTGAAAAG ATGAGACTTTGCGATTTAAGTTGTGCAGCAACAATAAGCTCCCTGCGCCTGTTAATACCTCCACTGAAACGACATAGTAAAGTTAATGACTGGTTGGAAAATATAAACGCACTCCCATTTTCGCATATTAATGCCGCAGGTTTAAAAGTTTTGAAGACAAATGTAGAAACTGTTAAGGATCGCCTAAGTGGTTACGATAAACTCTCTATAGCAAAGTAA
- the LOC126374732 gene encoding glutathione S-transferase 1-like isoform X5 produces the protein MMTASALEIDLNFHKVDLFRGENKTEFYTKINRLQKVPALEIENEVILESNAIALYLCNRSKDRDLYPSEILPKARVDQMLFFNSGELFPLDSAIFSAFFANEWPIDATQVEKWNTLLDYLESVLVNSKWLAGEKMRLCDLSCAATISSLRLLIPPLKRHSKVNDWLENINALPFSHINAAGLKVLKTNVETVKDRLSGYDKLSIAK, from the exons ATGATGACAGCATCGGCTTTGGAAATTGATTTAAACTTTCACAAAGTTGATCTCTTCCGTGGAGAAAACAAAACGGAGTTCTATACTAAG ATTAATCGTCTCCAAAAAGTGCCTGCATTAGAGATAGAGAATGAAGTGATACTTGAAAGCAACGCTATAGCTTTGTATTTATGCAACCGAAGTAAGGACAGAGATTTATATCCCTCTGAAATCTTGCCGAAAGCTCGAGTTGATCAAATGCTGTTTTTCAACTCTGGGGAATTGTTTCCTCTCGACAGTGCTATTTTT tctGCTTTCTTCGCCAATGAATGGCCTATTGATGCGACACAAGTAGAAAAGTGGAATACTTTACTTGATTATTTGGAAAGTGTTTTAGTCAATTCCAAATGGTTGGCTGGTGAAAAG ATGAGACTTTGCGATTTAAGTTGTGCAGCAACAATAAGCTCCCTGCGCCTGTTAATACCTCCACTGAAACGACATAGTAAAGTTAATGACTGGTTGGAAAATATAAACGCACTCCCATTTTCGCATATTAATGCCGCAGGTTTAAAAGTTTTGAAGACAAATGTAGAAACTGTTAAGGATCGCCTAAGTGGTTACGATAAACTCTCTATAGCAAAGTAA
- the LOC126374732 gene encoding glutathione S-transferase 1-like isoform X4, producing MNPVRNPTLFGDIVSPPVRFVMMTASALEIDLNFHKVDLFRGENKTEFYTKINRLQKVPALEIENEVILESNAIALYLCNRSKDRDLYPSEILPKARVDQMLFFNSGELFPLDSAIFSAFFANEWPIDATQVEKWNTLLDYLESVLVNSKWLAGEKMRLCDLSCAATISSLRLLIPPLKRHSKVNDWLENINALPFSHINAAGLKVLKTNVETVKDRLSGYDKLSIAK from the exons AT gAATCCCGTACGGAATCCGACTTTGTTTGGAGACATAGTTTCACCCCCAGTGAGGTTTGTGATGATGACAGCATCGGCTTTGGAAATTGATTTAAACTTTCACAAAGTTGATCTCTTCCGTGGAGAAAACAAAACGGAGTTCTATACTAAG ATTAATCGTCTCCAAAAAGTGCCTGCATTAGAGATAGAGAATGAAGTGATACTTGAAAGCAACGCTATAGCTTTGTATTTATGCAACCGAAGTAAGGACAGAGATTTATATCCCTCTGAAATCTTGCCGAAAGCTCGAGTTGATCAAATGCTGTTTTTCAACTCTGGGGAATTGTTTCCTCTCGACAGTGCTATTTTT tctGCTTTCTTCGCCAATGAATGGCCTATTGATGCGACACAAGTAGAAAAGTGGAATACTTTACTTGATTATTTGGAAAGTGTTTTAGTCAATTCCAAATGGTTGGCTGGTGAAAAG ATGAGACTTTGCGATTTAAGTTGTGCAGCAACAATAAGCTCCCTGCGCCTGTTAATACCTCCACTGAAACGACATAGTAAAGTTAATGACTGGTTGGAAAATATAAACGCACTCCCATTTTCGCATATTAATGCCGCAGGTTTAAAAGTTTTGAAGACAAATGTAGAAACTGTTAAGGATCGCCTAAGTGGTTACGATAAACTCTCTATAGCAAAGTAA
- the LOC126374732 gene encoding glutathione S-transferase 1-like isoform X1: MIMLGYRAILRNHTMVLTSLRCISFQCETPNPVRNPTLFGDIVSPPVRFVMMTASALEIDLNFHKVDLFRGENKTEFYTKINRLQKVPALEIENEVILESNAIALYLCNRSKDRDLYPSEILPKARVDQMLFFNSGELFPLDSAIFSAFFANEWPIDATQVEKWNTLLDYLESVLVNSKWLAGEKMRLCDLSCAATISSLRLLIPPLKRHSKVNDWLENINALPFSHINAAGLKVLKTNVETVKDRLSGYDKLSIAK; encoded by the exons ATGATCATGTTAGGATATCGGGCAATATTAAGAAATCACACTATGGTGTTAACGTCCTTGAGGTGTATTAGTTTTCAATGTGAAACACC gAATCCCGTACGGAATCCGACTTTGTTTGGAGACATAGTTTCACCCCCAGTGAGGTTTGTGATGATGACAGCATCGGCTTTGGAAATTGATTTAAACTTTCACAAAGTTGATCTCTTCCGTGGAGAAAACAAAACGGAGTTCTATACTAAG ATTAATCGTCTCCAAAAAGTGCCTGCATTAGAGATAGAGAATGAAGTGATACTTGAAAGCAACGCTATAGCTTTGTATTTATGCAACCGAAGTAAGGACAGAGATTTATATCCCTCTGAAATCTTGCCGAAAGCTCGAGTTGATCAAATGCTGTTTTTCAACTCTGGGGAATTGTTTCCTCTCGACAGTGCTATTTTT tctGCTTTCTTCGCCAATGAATGGCCTATTGATGCGACACAAGTAGAAAAGTGGAATACTTTACTTGATTATTTGGAAAGTGTTTTAGTCAATTCCAAATGGTTGGCTGGTGAAAAG ATGAGACTTTGCGATTTAAGTTGTGCAGCAACAATAAGCTCCCTGCGCCTGTTAATACCTCCACTGAAACGACATAGTAAAGTTAATGACTGGTTGGAAAATATAAACGCACTCCCATTTTCGCATATTAATGCCGCAGGTTTAAAAGTTTTGAAGACAAATGTAGAAACTGTTAAGGATCGCCTAAGTGGTTACGATAAACTCTCTATAGCAAAGTAA
- the LOC126374730 gene encoding glutathione S-transferase 1-like isoform X2, with protein MGASGSKKTVETAMKHCTLWKADRSPACRAVMMALDAMNLSLNEVDVNMDKEQHKSSKLAMNSLQTLPILKDRQLILCDSHAINTYLVRRYCDSGRLLPKDPAGRSLIEQMLHYNSGVLYPKYRAAAYPILYDDCRYVMPQHVCEIESAYAELESMLVGRTWFGSCSWPMLSDICICATVSTLNVMVPIDKTRYPRLSSWLYRMSEEMFYLTANAKGLGEFSKIIDCGHVVEEEKDKDKENDGPRTSIKRRSFTKAQRSVVGVL; from the exons ATGGGTGCAAGCGGAAGCAAAAAGACAGTTGAAACTGCAATGAA ACATTGCACACTATGGAAAGCAGACCGAAGTCCAGCATGCAGAGCAGTCATGATGGCTCTGGACGCGATGAACCTGAGCCTCAACGAGGTCGACGTCAATATGGACAAGGAGCAACACAAGTCCTCGAAATTAGCC ATGAATAGTCTACAGACATTACCGATCCTCAAAGACAGACAATTAATTTTGTGTGACAG TCACGCAATTAACACGTATCTGGTAAGGCGATACTGCGACAGTGGTCGTCTGCTGCCGAAGGATCCGGCCGGTCGGTCCTTGATCGAACAGATGTTGCACTACAACAGCGGGGTTCTCTATCCGAAATACCGAGCTGCTGCG TATCCAATTTTATACGATGATTGCCGCTACGTGATGCCACAGCATGTTTGCGAAATTGAGAGCGCATACGCTGAGTTGGAGAGTATGCTAGTGGGCCGCACCTGGTTTGGCAGTTGCTCCTGGCCCATGCTCAGCGACATCTGTATCTGTGCCACTGTCAGCACGCTGAACGTCATGGTGCCTATTGACAAAACCAG GTACCCGCGACTATCGAGTTGGCTTTACCGCATGTCTGAAGAGATGTTCTATCTGACTGCCAATGCAAAAGGACTCGGAGAGTTTTCAAAAATTATAG ATTGCGGTCATGTCGTTGAGGAAGAGaaagacaaagacaaagaaAATGACGGTCCAAGAACTTCAATCAAGAGGCGTTCCTTCACAAAAGCGCAGAGGAGTGTTGTAGGAGTACTGTAA
- the LOC126374730 gene encoding glutathione S-transferase 1-like isoform X1 yields MGASGSKKTVETAMKHCTLWKADRSPACRAVMMALDAMNLSLNEVDVNMDKEQHKSSKLAVMNSLQTLPILKDRQLILCDSHAINTYLVRRYCDSGRLLPKDPAGRSLIEQMLHYNSGVLYPKYRAAAYPILYDDCRYVMPQHVCEIESAYAELESMLVGRTWFGSCSWPMLSDICICATVSTLNVMVPIDKTRYPRLSSWLYRMSEEMFYLTANAKGLGEFSKIIDCGHVVEEEKDKDKENDGPRTSIKRRSFTKAQRSVVGVL; encoded by the exons ATGGGTGCAAGCGGAAGCAAAAAGACAGTTGAAACTGCAATGAA ACATTGCACACTATGGAAAGCAGACCGAAGTCCAGCATGCAGAGCAGTCATGATGGCTCTGGACGCGATGAACCTGAGCCTCAACGAGGTCGACGTCAATATGGACAAGGAGCAACACAAGTCCTCGAAATTAGCCGTG ATGAATAGTCTACAGACATTACCGATCCTCAAAGACAGACAATTAATTTTGTGTGACAG TCACGCAATTAACACGTATCTGGTAAGGCGATACTGCGACAGTGGTCGTCTGCTGCCGAAGGATCCGGCCGGTCGGTCCTTGATCGAACAGATGTTGCACTACAACAGCGGGGTTCTCTATCCGAAATACCGAGCTGCTGCG TATCCAATTTTATACGATGATTGCCGCTACGTGATGCCACAGCATGTTTGCGAAATTGAGAGCGCATACGCTGAGTTGGAGAGTATGCTAGTGGGCCGCACCTGGTTTGGCAGTTGCTCCTGGCCCATGCTCAGCGACATCTGTATCTGTGCCACTGTCAGCACGCTGAACGTCATGGTGCCTATTGACAAAACCAG GTACCCGCGACTATCGAGTTGGCTTTACCGCATGTCTGAAGAGATGTTCTATCTGACTGCCAATGCAAAAGGACTCGGAGAGTTTTCAAAAATTATAG ATTGCGGTCATGTCGTTGAGGAAGAGaaagacaaagacaaagaaAATGACGGTCCAAGAACTTCAATCAAGAGGCGTTCCTTCACAAAAGCGCAGAGGAGTGTTGTAGGAGTACTGTAA
- the LOC126374722 gene encoding coiled-coil domain-containing protein 50, translating to MSGFQASDTMPKLGHVTDLREQWLVRADGALAHRLQDREISSHLCENRYRNQQIREDFPVALHEQRGIDHERRMRDLALRRQAEIDAEIAREMAEINLRRQRRQHSNDLVQPCSSRAAPPAPPPPDPVNLPTDIDPEQLGLSPAELEEMRRRLEQEERDARLARELSHEVQGQDALLADMKCAVEAQDGELARLLQEREYKKLQRAKEKARQKALLKKQQRMAQQQNELPQTPQATLCDAYSNPRENRLRLCKSVDSDLNYVEPFEKEHIQSKASALQSKEISKQYYSQEPEPSTSRTNINNISHGHSRSFDSDKPSLPSANSMSSIQHRQPPLPPTTGKKPRFPDPISIRPASHYPTDNVLPHNDNPSIPHSYSDNNNLYSSTFPPDHGSPQRGLDRPDSSKRLSVISDITAEGLAKKKNKQEQKKRKGCKIQ from the coding sequence ATGTCGGGGTTCCAAGCAAGTGATACAATGCCGAAACTCGGGCATGTGACGGACCTGCGCGAGCAGTGGCTGGTGCGGGCGGACGGCGCGCTGGCGCACCGGTTGCAGGACCGCGAGATCTCGTCGCACCTCTGCGAGAACAGATACCGTAACCAACAGATCCGGGAAGACTTCCCGGTCGCGCTGCACGAGCAGAGAGGCATCGATCATGAACGGCGCATGCGAGATCTCGCGCTCCGCCGTCAAGCAGAAATCGACGCGGAGATAGCCAGGGAAATGGCTGAAATTAACCTCCGCCGACAAAGGCGACAACACTCCAATGACCTGGTGCAGCCGTGCTCGTCCCGCGCGGCGCCGCCCGCTCCGCCCCCGCCTGATCCAGTGAATTTGCCCACAGATATTGACCCTGAACAGCTGGGATTATCCCCTGCTGAGCTAGAGGAGATGAGAAGAAGATTAGAACAAGAAGAAAGAGATGCTAGACTTGCTAGAGAACTCAGTCATGAAGTTCAAGGTCAAGATGCTCTGTTGGCTGATATGAAATGTGCTGTTGAAGCTCAGGATGGAGAATTAGCTAGATTGCTTCAAGAAAGAGAATATAAGAAACTCCAAAGAGCTAAAGAAAAGGCTAGACAAaaagcattattaaaaaaacaacaaagaatGGCACAACAACAGAATGAACTACCACAAACTCCACAGGCGACGCTGTGTGATGCATACAGCAACCCACGAGAGAATAGACTCCGACTGTGCAAATCCGTTGATTCAGATTTGAATTATGTCGAGCCTTTTGAAAAGGAACATATCCAGTCCAAAGCCAGTGCCTTACAGTCTAAAGAGATATCTAAACAGTACTATTCACAAGAACCAGAACCAAGTACATCAAGGACAAATATAAACAACATATCTCATGGTCACTCCCGGTCCTTTGATTCAGATAAGCCCAGTTTACCCAGCGCAAACAGTATGTCATCAATCCAGCATCGTCAACCACCCCTGCCACCAACCACAGGCAAGAAGCCTCGTTTCCCTGACCCCATAAGCATCAGGCCTGCATCTCACTATCCCACTGACAATGTTTTACCTCACAATGACAACCCCAGCATTCCCCATAGCTATAGTGACAACAACAATTTGTATAGTTCAACATTCCCTCCGGACCATGGCAGCCCACAGAGGGGACTAGACAGACCAGACTCATCAAAGAGATTGTCTGTGATTTCTGACATCACAGCAGAAGGTTTAGccaagaagaaaaacaaacaagAGCAGAAAAAAAGGAAAGGGTGTAAGATACAGTAA
- the LOC126374713 gene encoding dnaJ homolog subfamily C member 2, with amino-acid sequence MTEGENSNNCRVVAISQLIVKRQVECAGAAFLRYYKIKCHGEDALEDTSNSKEKAEEVTFDDDVEYLRSLDPKDWKNQDHYAVLGMKTLRNKATDDDIKRAYRQKVLKHHPDKRKALGEEIRSDDDYFTCITKAYEILGTPVKRRSYDSIDPLVDDNVPTPAEIKKEGFFKAFAKIFEINARWSEKKNVPLLGDENSPREQVERFYAFWYEFESWREFSYLDEEEKERGADREERRWIEKQNKAARAKLKKEEMARIRSLVDLAYANDPRIQRFKQEDKDKKLAAKQARMNAVQAKKAEEERLIKEAQLAKQKAEEAERARIEAARAEREQQKKNLRKERKALRDICKTNNYYAQGEDETVSHMAAVEKICEMMKVVELQDFMKDLEANGRESFVKTMKETEEKLEAERKALFENKKAEEQKAKKDSALRTPIEWTVEMTQMLIKAVNLFPAGTNQRWDVVANFLNQHCTFTDEKRFNAKEVLNKAKDLQSSDFSKSSLKKAANEEAFDQFEKEKKKMANHVDDNSISKSDSAVKLVNGTAKPKMNGDVAKPEKDTKEDRPWTKTEQELLEQAMKTFPSSTSERWDKIADCIPNRTKKDCMKRYKELVELVKAKKQAANLSK; translated from the exons ATGACTGAAGGAGAGAATAGTAATAATTGTCGGGTGGTGGCGATATCACAGTTGATCGTCAAGAGGCAGGTGGAGTGCGCGGGGGCGGCGTTCCTGCGCTATTATAAGATCAAATGTCACGGTGAAGATGCTCTCGAAGACACGAGTAACTCCAAAGAAAAGGCAGAGGAGGTGACCTTTGACGATGATGTGGAGTACTTGCGGAGCCTCGATCCCAAGGACTGGAAGAACCAGGACCACTATGCTGTGCTGGGTATGAAAACCCTCCGTAATAAGGCCACTGATGACGACATAAAGCGCGCGTACCGTCAGAAAGTATTGAAACACCACCCCGACAAGCGGAAGGCACTCGGAGAAGAAATTCGCAGTGACGACGACTACTTCACTTGCATTACCAAAGCTTATGAGATCCTCGGAACTCCAGTCAAGAGGAGATCATATGACTCCATTGACCCCCTAGTAGATGACAACGTACCGACCCCTGCCGAGATCAAAAAGGAAGGATTCTTCAAAGCTTTTGCAaagatttttgaaataaatgcaCGATGGTCTGAGAAGAAGAACGTGCCTTTGTTAGGTGATGAAAATAGCCCCCGTGAGCAGGTTGAGAGGTTCTACGCTTTTTGGTATGAGTTTGAATCTTGGCGCGAATTCTCTTATCTAGATGAGGAGGAGAAAGAGAGAGGAGCAGACAGGGAAGAGAGGAGATGGATAGAAAAGCAGAACAAAGCAGCAAGAGCTAAGCTAAAGAAAGAAGAAATGGCCAGGATACGTAGCTTAGTAGATCTGGCTTACGCCAATGACCCAAGGATACAGCGCTTCAAACAGGAGGACAAAGACAAGAAACTAGCTGCCAAACAAGCCAGAATG AATGCAGTCCAAGCCAAGAAAGCTGAAGAAGAGAGACTCATCAAGGAAGCCCAGCTTGCCAAGCAGAAGGCGGAGGAGGCCGAGAGGGCGCGCATCGAGGCCGCACGGGCCGAGAGGGAACAACAGAAAAAGAACCTTCGCAAGGAACGTAAAGCTCTTAGAGATATATGTAAAACTAACAACTACTATGCACAAGGTGAAGATGAAACAGTGTCGCATATGGCTGCCGTGGAGAAAATATGTGAAATGATGAAAGTTGTGGAACTACAAGACTTCATGAAGGACTTGGAAGCCAACGGTAGAGAATCTTTTGTCAAAACAATGAAAGAAACAGAAGAAAAACTAGAAGCTGAACGTAAGGCCCTGTTTGAAAATAAGAAAGCTGAAGAACAAAAAGCCAAGAAAGATTCCGCATTGCGTACACCAATTGAATGGACCGTGGAGATGACACAGATGTTAATAAAAGCTGTAAATCTTTTCCCGGCTGGGACGAACCAGAGGTGGGATGTAGTAGCCAACTTCCTAAACCAACACTGCACTTTCACAGATGAAAAACGTTTCAATGCAAAAGAAGTTCTCAACAAAGCAAAAGATCTGCAAAGCTCAGATTTCTCTAAGAGCAGCCTAAAGAAAGCTGCAAATGAGGAAGCCTTTGACCAATTTGAAaaggagaagaagaagatggccaACCATGTTGATGACAATAGTATATCGAAGAGTGATTCAGCTGTTAAACTGGTCAATGGCACAGCCAAACCGAAAATGAATGGAGATGTTGCTAAGCCCGAAAAAGACACAAAGGAAGATAGACCGTGGACTAAAACAGAGCAGGAACTATTAGAACAGGCCATGAAAACATTCCCATCTAGCACATCTGAGAGATGGGACAAGATAGCTGATTGTATCCCGAACCGTACCAAAAAAGACTGCATGAAACGATACAAGGAGTTAGTAGAATTAGTAAAAGCAAAGAAACAGGCTGCTAACCTATCCAAATAG
- the LOC126374733 gene encoding pyroglutamyl-peptidase 1: MCNELDLLFKPIVLVTGFGPFANHPVNASWEAVKLMNKEELEDKHNIELVQLEIPVTYENVDEFVPALWETHEPKLMIHVGVSSIANNITLEMQAHRKGYQRLDYFDQCPANNTCPADGAVRIHTKLDVERLCQEYNNDSPKETAAVTSKDAGRYLCEYIYYTSLSVDNKRTLFVHVPDTNKYSSDQTARALERILELCLQQLDEASCPNDVAKTLERTTLSENGICENKI; this comes from the exons ATGTGTAACGAGTTAGATTTATTGTTTAAACCTATAGTGTTAGTGACAGGGTTCGGTCCGTTTGCTAACCACCCTGTTAACGCGAGTTGGGAGGCGGTAAAACTGATGAACAAGGAAGAACTGGAGGACAAGCACAATATCGAGCTGGTGCAGCTGGAGATACCCGTCACTTACGAAAATGTTGACGAATTTGTGCCCGCCTTGTGGGAGACACATGAGCCTAAA CTCATGATCCATGTAGGAGTGTCAAGCATCGCAAACAACATAACCCTGGAGATGCAGGCCCACAGGAAGGGCTACCAGCGGTTGGACTACTTTGACCAATGTCCGGCCAACAACACATGTCCTGCAGATGGTGCTGTACGCATCCACACCAAGCTGGACGTGGAGCGGCTGTGCCAGGAGTACAACAATGACAGCCCTAAGGAGACAGCTGCTGTTACATCTAAGGATGCGGGCAG ATACCTCTGCGAATATATCTACTACACATCTCTATCAGTGGACAATAAGCGCACCCTGTTTGTCCATGTGCCCGACACGAACAAGTACTCTTCGGACCAGACGGCGCGAGCACTGGAGCGCATCCTGGAGCTCTGCCTGCAACAGCTGGACGAAGCCTCCTGCCCTAACGACGTCGCCAAGACGTTGGAGAGAACTACGTTAAGTGAAAATGGGATTTGCGAAAACAAGATTTAG
- the LOC126374735 gene encoding 40S ribosomal protein S9, with the protein MVNNRVPSVFSKTYVTPRRPFEKARLDQELKIIGEYGLRNKREVWRVKYTLARIRKAARELLTLEEKDPKRLFEGNALLRRLVRIGVLDEKQMKLDYVLGLKIEDFLERRLQTQVFKAGLAKSIHHARILIRQRHIRVRKQVVNIPSFIVRLDSGKHIDFSLKSPFGGGRPGRVKRKNLRKGQSGGGGNDEEED; encoded by the exons ATGGTGAACAACCGAGTGCCCTCGGTCTTCTCAAAGACCTATGTAACTCCGCGTCGGCCTTTCGAGAAGGCGCGTCTCGACCAGGAGTTGAAGATCATCGGAGAATATGGTCTCCGCAACAAGCGTGAGGTGTGGAGGGTTAAGTACACGCTCGCCCGCATCCGTAAGGCTGCCCGTGAACTGCTGACCCTCGAAGAGAAGGATCCCAAGAGACTGTTTGAAG GCAATGCCCTGCTCCGTCGTCTCGTGAGGATCGGAGTGCTGGACGAGAAACAGATGAAGCTTGATTACGTGCTTGGTCTTAAAATTGAAGACTTCTTGGAGCGCCGTCTGCAGACCCAGGTCTTCAAAGCTGGTCTCGCCAAGTCCATCCATCATGCCCGCATCCTGATCAGGCAGAGACATATCCG CGTCCGCAAGCAGGTGGTGAACATCCCCTCATTCATTGTCCGCCTGGACTCTGGCAAGCACATTGACTTCTCCCTGAAGTCTCCGTTCGGCGGCGGCCGCCCTGGCCGCGTCAAGAGGAAGAACCTCCGCAAGGGACAGTCTGGCGGCGGCGgtaacgacgaagaagaagattaa